Proteins found in one Deltaproteobacteria bacterium IMCC39524 genomic segment:
- a CDS encoding glycosyltransferase family 4 protein, translated as MKPKVCFFSFNLLTSLLRDSNTEVLGGAELQQLIIAKEMVVRGYKISFITLSPDSKCQWAYPQFNIVPTFRQKDGFPVLRFIYPRLFKVWLALVKVNADIYYIRGAGFYLAPLVVYAKLYNKKVVFCGANDTNFDPSKIKLPHYRDKIAYFWALKRCDFIIAQNNIQKKTALMRSGVNVRIIHNGYFRSKSLSSFSEGVLWVANFRKSKNPKLFLNLARSLPNCQFIMIGGRPEQEDFNVIAEEARQIPNLNFYGYLPIGKVEQFFLRAKLFVNTSSYEGFPNSFLQAWQKGLPVVSFVDPDSLISRNRLGISVKSFDEMINAVDSIVNNKIVFSPLRIQEFYNNNLTIDGLVDEYEKVFKSVSNIS; from the coding sequence ATGAAGCCAAAAGTGTGCTTTTTTTCGTTTAACCTACTTACATCACTTCTCCGTGATAGTAATACTGAGGTCTTGGGGGGAGCTGAACTACAACAACTAATAATTGCAAAAGAGATGGTTGTGCGGGGCTATAAAATATCATTTATAACTTTATCACCAGACAGTAAATGCCAATGGGCATACCCGCAGTTCAATATAGTTCCGACATTTAGACAGAAAGATGGTTTTCCTGTTTTACGATTTATCTATCCTAGACTTTTTAAGGTTTGGCTTGCTCTTGTTAAGGTAAATGCAGATATATACTACATACGTGGTGCCGGATTTTATTTAGCTCCCTTAGTTGTATATGCAAAATTGTATAATAAAAAAGTAGTTTTTTGTGGAGCTAATGATACGAATTTCGATCCAAGTAAAATTAAACTTCCACACTATAGAGACAAGATTGCTTATTTTTGGGCATTAAAAAGGTGTGATTTTATTATTGCGCAGAATAATATTCAAAAAAAAACTGCATTAATGAGGTCAGGTGTCAACGTACGAATTATCCATAATGGTTATTTTCGTTCAAAATCACTCTCATCTTTTTCAGAAGGAGTATTGTGGGTTGCAAATTTTAGGAAATCTAAAAATCCAAAACTTTTTTTAAATCTCGCAAGAAGTCTACCTAATTGTCAATTTATCATGATAGGTGGTAGGCCGGAGCAGGAAGACTTTAATGTTATTGCCGAGGAGGCTAGGCAGATTCCAAATCTCAATTTCTATGGATATCTTCCAATTGGAAAAGTTGAACAATTTTTTCTTAGAGCAAAACTGTTTGTAAATACTTCTAGTTATGAAGGTTTTCCGAATAGCTTTCTGCAGGCGTGGCAAAAAGGTCTTCCTGTTGTTTCTTTTGTTGATCCTGATTCATTAATATCAAGAAATCGACTCGGTATTTCTGTTAAAAGTTTCGATGAAATGATTAACGCCGTTGACAGTATAGTTAATAATAAAATTGTCTTTTCACCACTTAGAATACAGGAGTTTTATAATAATAATTTAACTATTGATGGTCTAGTTGATGAATATGAAAAAGTATTTAAATCTGTATCGAATATTTCTTAA
- a CDS encoding acyl carrier protein has protein sequence MTTRDIIRSFITSELIVDTDGTHLSDTDLLLETGIVDSFGIMSLLGFLEDKFSVQVSADDLLPENFESIASISALIAQKCAGQPEA, from the coding sequence ATGACGACCAGAGATATTATTCGTTCTTTTATCACCTCGGAGTTAATTGTTGACACTGATGGTACTCATTTGTCTGACACCGATCTGCTTCTTGAAACTGGTATTGTTGATTCATTTGGAATCATGTCTTTGCTGGGGTTCCTGGAGGATAAATTCTCTGTTCAGGTCTCAGCAGACGATTTACTTCCGGAAAATTTTGAATCAATTGCCTCCATTTCCGCATTGATCGCACAAAAGTGTGCCGGTCAGCCAGAGGCCTGA
- a CDS encoding nucleotide sugar dehydrogenase has translation MRVSIFGLGYVGVVSAGCLSSDGHYVVGVDNQKTKIDMIESGHSPIIEPGLADLIKRGKSSGNLKATEDVQKAISETDISLICVGTPCKKNGSLNIGFVGRVCEEIGSSLSTKSKYHVVVLRSTVLPGTMKELVIPTLEKYSGKKAGEDFGVCNNPEFLREGTAVHDYNHPPKTVIGQNDSKSGKCLAQLYKGIDAPLFMTDMQTAEMVKYADNSWHALKVAFANEIGAISKANGIDSHVLMDIFCSDMKLNISTAYLKPGFAFGGSCLPKDLNALVYLGKTLDIELPLLNSIMPSNKSQINRAINIIEDLGSKKVGFLGISFKDETDDLRESPTVAIVEHLIGKGYDLRLYDRCVNLAKIFGANKDYILNTIPHISNLMVNTIEEVINHGDTVVISSSSNDYLLPLSKINNTKNIFDLVRLDEELRGEELYEGICW, from the coding sequence ATGAGAGTTAGCATTTTTGGTCTTGGGTATGTTGGTGTGGTTTCCGCTGGTTGCCTTTCAAGTGATGGGCATTATGTCGTTGGGGTGGATAATCAGAAAACAAAGATCGATATGATCGAAAGTGGGCATAGCCCGATTATCGAACCGGGATTGGCTGACCTGATCAAACGGGGGAAGTCCTCGGGCAATTTGAAAGCGACTGAAGATGTGCAAAAGGCCATAAGTGAGACAGACATATCATTAATTTGCGTTGGTACTCCATGCAAAAAAAATGGAAGCTTGAACATCGGGTTTGTAGGTCGAGTCTGTGAAGAAATCGGATCATCTTTATCAACAAAGTCAAAATACCATGTAGTGGTTCTACGAAGTACTGTCTTGCCAGGAACAATGAAGGAATTAGTAATCCCAACTTTAGAAAAATATTCTGGAAAGAAAGCTGGTGAAGATTTTGGTGTATGTAACAATCCAGAGTTTTTGCGAGAGGGCACCGCAGTCCATGACTACAACCATCCGCCCAAAACTGTTATAGGCCAAAATGACTCAAAAAGTGGCAAGTGTTTAGCTCAACTCTACAAAGGTATCGATGCCCCTCTGTTTATGACAGACATGCAGACAGCGGAGATGGTGAAGTATGCAGATAACTCTTGGCATGCTTTAAAAGTTGCTTTTGCTAATGAAATTGGTGCCATAAGCAAAGCCAATGGAATAGACAGTCATGTCCTTATGGATATTTTCTGTTCAGATATGAAGCTGAACATTTCAACCGCTTACCTTAAACCAGGCTTTGCTTTCGGAGGGTCTTGCCTTCCGAAGGATCTTAATGCTCTAGTTTACCTTGGTAAGACCCTTGACATAGAACTTCCTTTGCTTAACTCGATTATGCCAAGTAATAAATCTCAAATAAACAGAGCAATAAATATAATAGAGGATCTTGGATCTAAGAAGGTTGGTTTTCTTGGCATAAGTTTCAAAGATGAAACTGACGATTTGAGAGAAAGTCCTACCGTAGCTATAGTAGAGCATCTAATCGGCAAGGGCTACGATTTGCGGTTGTACGATAGATGTGTAAATTTGGCAAAAATATTTGGAGCAAATAAAGATTATATTTTGAATACTATTCCACATATTTCTAATTTGATGGTTAATACAATTGAAGAAGTAATTAATCACGGAGATACTGTCGTAATAAGTAGCAGTTCAAATGATTATCTCTTGCCTTTGTCTAAAATAAATAACACAAAAAATATTTTTGACCTTGTCAGACTTGACGAAGAATTAAGGGGAGAAGAGCTTTATGAAGGAATCTGCTGGTAG
- a CDS encoding peptidoglycan bridge formation glycyltransferase FemA/FemB family protein codes for MSYKVLNPLNIENWDSLISCHQDATFFHSQSWAKLLSDTYGYEPRYFSIFAEDKLCFLLPIMEIKSLFTGRRGVSLPFTDYVRPIVSRPEELQQLWQELIEHAKKSHWQHIDLRGDVGDQAIGSVYDSFYQHDIRLMEDADQMFSQFSNNNRRNIKKAIREGVEIEIRHDMESVDEFYHLNSITRKRHGIPSQPYRFFENLYKYVISDGKGIIVTAKKRGEVVAGSIYFLFGKSAIYKYGASKKEEGYLRANNLVMWEAIKWLSKRNYTSLSLGRTEKNNAGLVRYKNGWAPEQKSISYYRYKIKDNKFVVKEKGPGSLSTGFFKAAPVTVSNFLGGVLYRHVG; via the coding sequence ATGAGCTACAAGGTTCTTAATCCATTGAATATCGAAAATTGGGATAGCCTTATCTCCTGCCATCAGGACGCAACTTTTTTTCACTCCCAATCTTGGGCTAAGTTGCTGAGCGATACCTATGGCTATGAGCCACGATACTTTTCGATTTTTGCTGAAGATAAGTTGTGCTTTCTGCTGCCAATAATGGAAATAAAGAGCCTTTTCACCGGACGACGTGGTGTGTCGTTACCCTTTACTGACTACGTTCGGCCCATTGTATCAAGACCAGAGGAGCTGCAACAACTTTGGCAAGAGTTGATTGAACATGCAAAAAAGTCCCATTGGCAGCACATCGATTTGCGCGGAGATGTCGGTGACCAGGCGATAGGAAGCGTTTACGATAGTTTTTATCAGCATGATATTCGGCTAATGGAAGACGCTGATCAAATGTTTTCTCAATTTAGTAACAACAATAGAAGGAATATAAAAAAGGCAATTAGGGAGGGTGTAGAAATTGAGATTCGCCATGATATGGAATCAGTCGATGAATTCTACCACTTGAATTCTATTACCAGGAAGAGGCATGGCATTCCATCACAGCCATATAGATTCTTTGAAAACCTATATAAGTATGTAATCAGCGATGGAAAAGGCATCATTGTGACTGCTAAAAAGCGTGGAGAGGTTGTTGCCGGATCAATTTATTTCCTTTTCGGGAAAAGTGCAATTTACAAATACGGGGCGTCAAAAAAAGAAGAAGGCTATTTGAGAGCCAACAACTTGGTGATGTGGGAAGCAATAAAATGGTTATCTAAAAGAAACTATACAAGTCTTAGCTTGGGAAGAACGGAAAAAAATAATGCTGGATTGGTGAGATATAAAAACGGCTGGGCTCCAGAACAAAAATCAATCAGTTACTACAGATACAAGATCAAAGATAATAAGTTCGTCGTGAAAGAGAAGGGGCCAGGATCACTCAGTACAGGCTTTTTTAAGGCCGCTCCTGTGACAGTTTCAAACTTTCTAGGTGGGGTACTCTACAGACATGTTGGGTAA
- a CDS encoding glycosyltransferase family 4 protein, with the protein MKESAGSTKKVLIILQNSVIPKDPRVWQEACALRDLGFLVSIICPVDQAANQTPGKEILHGVHIFRHPLPFRGRSVFGYLGEYGISLFYEFFFSIYVYIKNGFDVIHASNPPDNIFLVALPFKLLGVKFVFDHHDISPELFEMKFGKKRYIYKLLLAFEKFTFKTCDIVISTNESYKKIAHERGGVDLSKIHIVRNGPDPGRIKAMAPNHALKNGRDFLVGYVGLMSKQEGIDGLLRVVSYIVNGLERTDIHFCLIGSGDEIPCLKNYAKEINVAEFVTFTGYIPDSEMIEILNTADVCVNPDAVNEMNDKSTMIKIMEYMALGKPIVQFETTEGRYSAQGAALYAKKNDEEDFAKKIVKLIDNPELCRTMGEVGSRRVEEQLSWVHQKKRLITAYDSL; encoded by the coding sequence ATGAAGGAATCTGCTGGTAGCACAAAAAAAGTATTAATAATTTTGCAAAATTCCGTAATTCCAAAAGATCCGCGTGTTTGGCAGGAGGCCTGTGCGTTGAGGGATTTAGGGTTTTTGGTTTCGATTATATGCCCTGTTGACCAAGCCGCCAATCAGACACCTGGGAAGGAGATTCTTCATGGAGTCCATATATTTCGGCATCCGCTTCCTTTTCGAGGGCGTTCAGTGTTTGGTTACTTAGGTGAGTATGGGATTTCCCTGTTTTATGAGTTTTTTTTCTCCATATATGTGTACATCAAAAATGGATTTGACGTAATCCACGCCAGTAATCCACCAGACAATATCTTTTTAGTTGCTCTCCCTTTTAAGCTTTTGGGCGTTAAATTTGTTTTTGACCATCATGATATAAGTCCTGAATTATTTGAGATGAAGTTCGGAAAGAAGAGATATATCTACAAGCTTCTGCTGGCGTTTGAAAAATTCACATTTAAGACATGCGATATAGTTATATCGACAAATGAGTCATATAAAAAAATAGCCCATGAGCGTGGGGGTGTAGACCTTTCGAAAATACATATTGTTAGAAACGGGCCTGACCCGGGGCGAATTAAGGCAATGGCCCCGAATCATGCACTCAAAAATGGTCGTGATTTCCTAGTGGGTTATGTAGGCCTCATGAGTAAGCAAGAAGGGATTGATGGATTGTTACGTGTAGTGAGCTATATCGTTAATGGATTAGAGCGAACTGATATCCATTTTTGTTTGATAGGTTCTGGCGACGAGATTCCTTGTCTAAAGAATTATGCTAAGGAAATTAACGTTGCTGAGTTTGTGACTTTCACGGGCTACATTCCAGATAGTGAAATGATAGAAATACTGAATACTGCAGATGTTTGTGTAAACCCAGATGCAGTAAATGAAATGAATGATAAATCAACAATGATTAAAATTATGGAATATATGGCCTTAGGTAAACCAATTGTTCAGTTTGAAACAACAGAAGGAAGGTATTCAGCACAAGGTGCGGCCCTTTATGCCAAAAAGAATGATGAGGAAGATTTTGCGAAGAAAATAGTAAAGCTTATAGATAATCCAGAATTATGTAGAACTATGGGGGAGGTGGGTAGTCGAAGGGTTGAAGAACAACTTAGTTGGGTACACCAAAAAAAACGTCTTATAACTGCATATGATTCATTATAG
- a CDS encoding acyl-CoA dehydrogenase family protein produces MDLQLTDEQKILTDTVVNFCRQELTYSIDCYEKSGEFPWEAWKKCAEMNFMAVPIPEKYGGCGVDLLTTTLFLKAFGYACKDAGLVHAIATQLLCGLQIHLFGSDELKTRYLPALCRGEKVFAQAITEPDTGSDALSMRTRAVRERGNYLLNGSKTFITNGPLANVAIVFAVTDPERKSLGRVSCFIVDEGLEGFVKGKPLEKMGLTTLQNGELFFDNCMVPSANILGKEGQGGIIFNESMEWERSLLPAAHLGTMERILETSVKYAKERKAFGNTIGSYQSISNKLSRMKVNVELGKRILWSCSVLKDKEKRATLESSICKLFISESLKQASLDAVQIHGGYGYIKEYEVERDLRDSIASTIYSGTSEIQQNIISKFLGL; encoded by the coding sequence ATGGATCTTCAATTGACTGATGAGCAGAAAATCTTAACAGATACCGTCGTCAATTTTTGTCGGCAGGAGCTCACATATAGCATCGACTGCTATGAAAAAAGTGGCGAGTTTCCCTGGGAGGCATGGAAAAAGTGTGCAGAAATGAATTTTATGGCTGTGCCGATCCCAGAAAAATACGGAGGGTGCGGGGTGGATCTTCTTACCACAACCCTGTTCCTGAAGGCATTTGGGTACGCATGTAAAGATGCGGGGTTGGTTCATGCTATCGCCACACAGCTATTGTGCGGTTTGCAGATCCATCTTTTTGGCAGTGACGAGTTGAAGACCAGGTATCTACCAGCTCTTTGCCGTGGTGAAAAGGTTTTTGCCCAGGCAATAACCGAGCCTGATACAGGTTCGGATGCTCTATCAATGCGGACCAGGGCTGTGAGGGAAAGGGGGAACTATCTCCTGAATGGCAGTAAGACTTTTATCACCAATGGTCCCTTGGCCAATGTGGCCATTGTCTTCGCCGTTACCGATCCGGAGAGAAAGTCACTTGGTCGGGTTTCCTGCTTTATCGTTGATGAAGGTTTAGAGGGCTTTGTAAAAGGTAAGCCTCTGGAGAAAATGGGGCTGACCACTTTACAGAATGGTGAGTTGTTTTTCGATAACTGCATGGTACCCAGTGCAAACATTCTTGGCAAAGAAGGCCAGGGAGGGATCATCTTCAATGAATCTATGGAGTGGGAGAGAAGTCTGCTTCCGGCTGCACATCTGGGGACAATGGAGCGAATACTTGAAACATCAGTAAAATATGCAAAAGAACGCAAAGCCTTCGGAAATACAATAGGAAGTTATCAGTCAATCTCAAACAAATTAAGCCGTATGAAGGTTAATGTTGAACTTGGAAAAAGAATTCTTTGGAGCTGTTCTGTATTAAAAGATAAAGAAAAGAGAGCAACTCTTGAGTCATCTATATGTAAACTTTTCATAAGTGAAAGTTTGAAGCAAGCAAGCTTGGATGCAGTTCAAATACACGGTGGATACGGATACATTAAAGAATATGAGGTAGAAAGAGATCTGCGAGATAGCATTGCATCTACAATTTATTCAGGGACATCAGAAATCCAACAGAACATTATTTCTAAATTCTTAGGATTGTAG
- a CDS encoding O-antigen ligase family protein, with protein MKSYIDNRYDSLSSATMIIFTIFCSIVTGAIVVYSSYISILILFLIPIVYWSYKEPLRAVSLMVLIVPFAETEFLRERVVDIPGAKPLIIIAVYALIVFILSENKKVPMPKNSRVFVLIFIGIFTLSIFRSLPNLHEIQKFSVLELSLSGYLLSHYLKPLVFFMPFILVIKCIKGQKDIDLLTDAISISLSLISLCLIYLFFMKSNFYTEFRGISTIYAEFFGMHRNQIASYFIVGFPLLVYKYHISKSWLSIVLLLLNIFAIAILFSRTGYAALFLFIAAYLFIIKNNKLISLAIIIFVVSMFSFNSIVSDRLLTGLDSNGINANEVSSGRIDNIWKPLVLEFIDSPEKLIFGEGRYAIASSDAMKRNIILNVFNVHNMYLELIFDIGLIGFFLIVPRIFSFFWTLFKNKTSSLFNHQAELRGMLLISIMTFLLAGMSGSCFFPRLSNFLFWIVLGMTVSVANLTTSVSLKEEL; from the coding sequence GTGAAAAGTTATATTGATAATAGATACGATTCTCTGTCAAGCGCCACTATGATAATATTTACTATTTTTTGTTCAATAGTAACTGGTGCGATTGTAGTTTATTCATCCTACATAAGTATTTTAATATTGTTTTTGATACCGATCGTTTATTGGAGTTATAAAGAACCGTTGAGGGCTGTAAGCTTAATGGTATTAATTGTCCCGTTTGCCGAAACGGAATTTTTACGGGAAAGGGTTGTAGATATTCCTGGGGCAAAGCCTTTAATTATAATTGCTGTCTATGCTTTGATAGTTTTTATTTTAAGTGAAAATAAAAAAGTTCCTATGCCAAAAAATAGTAGAGTTTTTGTATTAATATTTATTGGAATATTTACTCTTTCTATTTTTCGATCTCTACCAAACTTACATGAAATTCAGAAATTCTCAGTTTTAGAATTATCATTAAGTGGTTACCTGCTTTCACACTATTTAAAACCGCTTGTTTTTTTCATGCCATTTATTTTGGTTATAAAATGTATAAAGGGTCAGAAAGATATTGATTTACTAACTGATGCCATCTCTATTTCCTTGTCCTTGATTTCTTTATGCCTAATATATTTATTCTTTATGAAAAGTAATTTTTATACAGAATTCAGGGGAATTTCAACGATTTATGCTGAGTTTTTTGGGATGCATAGAAATCAAATTGCATCATATTTTATTGTCGGATTTCCCCTTTTGGTTTATAAATACCATATATCGAAAAGCTGGTTGAGTATTGTTTTGCTTCTGTTAAATATATTCGCTATCGCTATTCTTTTTTCAAGGACTGGTTATGCTGCCTTGTTTTTATTTATAGCAGCATACTTATTTATAATTAAGAATAATAAATTAATTTCTCTTGCGATAATAATTTTTGTTGTCAGTATGTTTTCCTTTAATTCCATAGTGAGTGATCGATTGTTAACTGGACTCGATAGTAATGGGATTAATGCTAATGAAGTTTCCTCTGGCAGGATTGATAATATTTGGAAGCCATTAGTTTTAGAATTTATAGATAGCCCTGAGAAGCTTATTTTTGGTGAAGGAAGGTATGCTATAGCTTCATCCGATGCAATGAAAAGAAATATAATCCTGAATGTTTTTAACGTTCATAATATGTATTTAGAACTAATTTTTGATATAGGTTTAATAGGTTTTTTTCTTATTGTGCCAAGGATTTTTTCATTTTTTTGGACACTCTTTAAGAATAAAACATCTTCTTTATTTAACCACCAAGCTGAGCTAAGGGGAATGTTACTTATATCTATAATGACCTTTCTTCTTGCGGGGATGTCAGGTTCTTGTTTTTTCCCAAGGCTTAGTAATTTTCTCTTTTGGATCGTGCTGGGGATGACTGTTTCCGTTGCAAATTTAACTACCTCTGTGTCGCTTAAAGAGGAATTATGA
- a CDS encoding amino acid adenylation domain-containing protein, giving the protein MKTLLVQQYLDLATCEKQSNVAVTDGRTTLSYRDLELYSNRLANGLIACGVKRQDRVAFCLNRSVEVLVVILGILKADAIYVPIDCKAPLDRWQDILADCSPTAVVCDSRNRSETVQLIDKLGSVTPILQLDPECNLDGAGFGWDSINSRTGKYRDHQPSYHNNESDIAYILYTSGSTGKPKGVMISHQNISNYINWAVNYFQINEKDRILGTAPFHFDMSTFDIYCSLKAGGTLCIASEESTLFPKKLVDFVEKEEITLWKGVSSLLLYMAKANVIGKNRMRSLKQIIFAGEPFPTKYLLKWMNEYPEKIFYNGYGPTEATGISLCYRVEQVPKNPQEKIPIGIPCEGTYVTLLAEDNTPVNIGEVGELCLAGLGLSKGYLNDQVKTDAVFVFNDAIGANERIYKTGDLAVLLPCGNYQFIGRKDRQLKFMGYRIEAGEVEHAILSLDGISDAAVILHQSKLYEGATGIIAFVEASGPSTDLRELNRLKNYLPVYMIPKRFIQLDRIPRCNRGKIKYDDLNMHIDS; this is encoded by the coding sequence TTGAAGACACTACTTGTTCAGCAATATCTTGATCTTGCGACATGCGAGAAACAGTCAAATGTCGCCGTAACTGATGGGAGGACGACTCTCAGTTATCGTGATCTGGAACTGTATTCGAACCGACTCGCAAATGGATTGATCGCTTGCGGAGTTAAAAGGCAAGACCGCGTTGCCTTTTGTCTAAATCGGTCGGTCGAAGTTCTGGTTGTTATTTTAGGGATCCTTAAAGCTGATGCCATATACGTACCGATCGACTGTAAAGCCCCGCTTGATCGCTGGCAAGATATTCTGGCTGACTGCTCGCCGACAGCGGTGGTATGCGATAGCCGGAACAGAAGCGAAACTGTGCAGCTAATAGATAAACTAGGGTCTGTGACGCCAATTTTGCAGCTTGATCCCGAATGCAATCTTGATGGGGCTGGTTTTGGATGGGATTCGATCAATAGCCGGACCGGAAAATATAGAGATCATCAACCGAGTTATCACAATAATGAGTCGGATATTGCCTACATCCTTTACACCTCCGGTTCAACAGGTAAGCCGAAGGGTGTGATGATTTCGCATCAAAATATCAGTAACTATATAAATTGGGCAGTCAATTACTTTCAAATTAATGAAAAGGATAGGATTTTAGGGACCGCGCCATTTCATTTCGACATGTCGACTTTTGACATCTACTGTTCGTTGAAAGCCGGAGGCACCCTTTGTATTGCGAGTGAAGAATCTACACTATTCCCAAAGAAACTCGTTGATTTTGTTGAAAAAGAAGAAATCACTCTCTGGAAAGGTGTTTCGTCGTTGCTCCTGTATATGGCCAAGGCGAATGTCATTGGAAAAAACCGTATGCGCAGCTTGAAGCAAATCATATTTGCCGGCGAGCCTTTCCCCACGAAATATTTATTGAAGTGGATGAACGAGTACCCGGAGAAAATTTTTTACAACGGCTATGGACCAACAGAGGCAACCGGCATTTCCTTATGCTATCGAGTGGAGCAGGTGCCGAAAAATCCACAAGAAAAAATACCGATCGGAATCCCTTGTGAAGGGACATATGTCACTCTTCTCGCGGAAGATAATACTCCGGTCAATATCGGAGAGGTTGGCGAATTGTGTCTTGCCGGTCTGGGTTTATCGAAGGGGTATCTGAATGACCAGGTAAAGACGGACGCAGTTTTCGTTTTCAATGACGCTATTGGAGCAAACGAAAGAATTTACAAAACCGGAGATCTTGCTGTTTTGTTGCCTTGCGGCAATTATCAATTCATCGGCAGGAAAGACAGACAGTTGAAGTTTATGGGATATCGCATAGAGGCAGGTGAGGTCGAACATGCAATTTTGTCCCTGGACGGGATTAGCGACGCAGCGGTGATTCTGCATCAATCAAAACTTTACGAGGGAGCAACGGGGATCATTGCATTCGTCGAGGCTTCAGGCCCTTCGACTGACTTGAGGGAACTCAATCGATTAAAAAATTATTTACCTGTTTATATGATCCCAAAGCGATTTATTCAGCTGGATAGGATCCCGCGCTGCAACCGTGGGAAAATAAAATATGACGACTTGAACATGCACATTGATTCTTAG
- a CDS encoding amidohydrolase family protein translates to MAGINMDRKNVEYALDLIRDIKGSYTFYDVHVHPFEVMDGAINYVRSSTCYGLYSSVAAEYVMPEISDLDLKKKEKLVGDYHDKKILNKMLQLNRRRIYAHNGPKVFCDQMKLSGVDKVVLLPVMAKDEYGDQQLRLLSDMFGGDDRFLLGYCVPNDISVNEISGKIKRVVNEYNVEVLKIHPSLQGINPSRTEGKDRIESILAAAKEESLKVIIHGGLSLDCKDAHAVAYGAVSNLQHIDWSITSETVVIAHAGSYGHSPAEVSRDVLPSLNRLLSHYENLVVDTSALEVDLLSLVFKNINTDRICFGSDTLYEKQWIEMLKMWCALQQSVINPEDSLIKVASSNPLKLFPGENKNDRKITDQVESNR, encoded by the coding sequence ATGGCTGGAATTAATATGGACAGAAAAAATGTTGAGTATGCATTGGACTTAATCAGGGATATCAAGGGTTCCTATACTTTTTATGATGTCCATGTTCATCCATTCGAAGTTATGGATGGAGCAATCAACTATGTCCGCTCGTCGACTTGTTACGGGTTATATAGCTCTGTGGCAGCAGAATATGTCATGCCGGAAATATCCGATTTAGATCTAAAGAAAAAAGAAAAGCTAGTCGGCGACTACCACGATAAAAAAATATTAAACAAGATGTTGCAGCTGAACAGAAGGCGAATCTACGCGCATAACGGACCTAAGGTGTTTTGCGATCAGATGAAATTGTCCGGAGTCGACAAGGTCGTCCTTCTTCCAGTCATGGCGAAAGACGAATATGGCGACCAACAGTTGCGTCTGCTGTCCGATATGTTTGGTGGCGATGACAGATTTTTGCTTGGCTATTGTGTCCCCAACGATATTTCAGTCAACGAAATTTCTGGAAAAATCAAGCGGGTCGTCAACGAATACAATGTGGAGGTCTTGAAAATTCATCCGAGTTTGCAGGGTATTAACCCGTCAAGAACAGAAGGGAAAGACAGAATAGAGAGTATCCTTGCCGCAGCAAAAGAGGAAAGCTTGAAAGTTATCATTCATGGCGGCCTGAGCCTGGATTGTAAGGATGCTCACGCCGTCGCGTACGGTGCAGTCAGTAATCTTCAACACATTGACTGGTCAATAACTTCTGAGACTGTTGTCATTGCACACGCAGGCTCCTATGGACATAGCCCGGCAGAAGTCAGTCGAGACGTTCTTCCCTCCCTGAATAGGCTATTGTCCCATTACGAAAACCTTGTCGTCGATACCTCCGCACTAGAGGTCGATTTGCTTTCGCTTGTCTTCAAGAACATCAATACCGACAGGATTTGTTTTGGGTCCGACACCCTTTATGAGAAGCAGTGGATAGAAATGCTTAAGATGTGGTGCGCCTTACAACAATCAGTCATTAATCCCGAGGACTCACTAATCAAGGTCGCAAGCAGCAACCCCCTCAAACTTTTTCCAGGGGAGAATAAAAATGATCGAAAAATTACGGATCAGGTCGAATCAAATCGCTGA